One Paenibacillus urinalis DNA segment encodes these proteins:
- a CDS encoding metal-dependent hydrolase: protein MMGRAHLVISTGLSLSALQLADQEITIPVIVVAVLSSLLPDIDEPNSLLVSRAIPKTVIRTFQLLLLLAAAAVIFLGEAYSPWNYMLAIAAAIITFLPNRTLKNVIMILTGIILIAFGSQISPWNYIGGSLLILVSFLPHRGLTHTIYGLVGWTLILYLTTGDISIWLAGGLSYMLHLLADALTNRGIRILPPFKYVLRFRIMSTGSFRGSLVEYLCMGVTLGVVWLTFFLDKNLFTGG, encoded by the coding sequence ATGATGGGAAGAGCACATTTAGTTATCAGTACGGGGCTATCCTTATCTGCACTCCAACTAGCTGATCAAGAAATTACAATACCCGTAATAGTAGTTGCTGTTTTAAGTTCACTACTTCCTGATATCGATGAACCAAATTCTCTTTTAGTTTCAAGAGCAATTCCAAAAACAGTAATTCGCACATTCCAGCTGCTTCTCTTATTGGCTGCAGCTGCTGTCATCTTTCTTGGAGAAGCGTATTCTCCGTGGAATTATATGTTGGCCATAGCTGCAGCAATCATTACCTTTCTCCCGAATCGAACATTGAAGAATGTCATTATGATTTTAACGGGAATCATACTGATTGCTTTCGGCAGCCAAATCTCGCCTTGGAACTATATTGGAGGTTCCTTACTTATACTTGTGTCGTTCCTGCCGCACCGAGGATTAACTCATACAATCTATGGATTGGTTGGTTGGACCTTGATCTTATATTTGACTACAGGTGATATATCTATCTGGCTAGCTGGAGGGTTATCCTACATGCTTCATCTACTTGCAGATGCATTAACGAACCGTGGTATACGAATTCTCCCACCATTTAAGTACGTACTGAGATTTCGGATTATGAGTACAGGAAGTTTCAGAGGTTCCCTAGTTGAATATCTTTGCATGGGAGTGACACTTGGTGTGGTCTGGCTCACATTTTTCTTAGATAAAAAT